A window of Vescimonas fastidiosa contains these coding sequences:
- a CDS encoding cysteine desulfurase-like protein, with product MKNGFKYDVDAIRAQFPACKLEIAGAPIAYLDGPGGTQIPQLVLDAMVGYMVNDNANEDGNFRASTMARYTEETARAAVADFLGCEVQEVGFSMASTQNSYNLALNLSKTFKPGDELIITEIDHRCNSAPWMSLKRLGCVVKTVRLDPVTQQLDFEDFKSKLSDKTKVVAVNWASNALGTITDVKKFIDLAHEYGAFTVVDAVHYSAHRPVDVKAIGTDALLCSPYKWFGPHSGVIYLKKEYIASLDFNNTMCDDIAKGGRRFHMGTPQYETLAGITAAVNFIAAEGEKYAEYFEDELKGLTGRRRNIVAGVLAMDTHEMELAKKLRMGLRAIPGVTVYGPAEGQPRTPTVSFTMEGYAPEQVTEVFGSKGINSWHGDFYAVEAVAALGLAESGGLIRLGMAPYCTESDIDRVLNTVAELARNR from the coding sequence ATGAAAAACGGTTTCAAGTACGACGTAGACGCGATCCGCGCACAGTTCCCGGCCTGCAAGCTGGAGATCGCCGGCGCACCCATTGCTTATCTGGATGGCCCCGGCGGCACGCAGATCCCCCAGCTGGTGCTGGACGCCATGGTGGGCTATATGGTCAACGACAACGCTAACGAAGACGGCAACTTCCGTGCCAGCACCATGGCCCGCTATACCGAGGAAACGGCCCGCGCCGCCGTAGCGGACTTCCTGGGCTGCGAGGTGCAGGAGGTAGGCTTCAGTATGGCCTCCACGCAGAACAGCTACAATCTGGCCTTGAACCTGTCCAAGACCTTTAAGCCCGGCGACGAGCTGATCATCACCGAGATCGACCATCGCTGCAACAGCGCTCCCTGGATGTCCCTGAAGCGGCTGGGCTGCGTGGTCAAGACCGTGCGGCTGGATCCTGTCACCCAGCAGCTGGACTTTGAGGACTTCAAGTCCAAGCTGTCCGACAAAACGAAGGTCGTTGCCGTGAACTGGGCTTCCAACGCCCTGGGTACCATCACCGACGTGAAGAAGTTCATCGATCTGGCGCACGAGTACGGCGCGTTTACTGTGGTGGACGCCGTTCACTACTCCGCCCACCGTCCCGTGGATGTGAAGGCCATCGGCACCGACGCTCTGCTGTGCAGCCCCTACAAGTGGTTTGGCCCTCACAGCGGCGTCATCTATCTGAAGAAGGAATACATCGCCTCTCTGGATTTCAACAACACCATGTGTGACGATATCGCCAAGGGTGGCCGCCGCTTCCACATGGGTACGCCTCAGTACGAGACGCTGGCAGGCATCACCGCCGCCGTGAATTTCATCGCCGCCGAGGGCGAAAAATACGCTGAGTACTTTGAGGATGAGCTGAAGGGCCTGACCGGTCGCCGCAGAAACATCGTGGCCGGTGTGCTGGCCATGGACACCCACGAGATGGAGCTGGCCAAGAAGCTGCGTATGGGCCTGCGGGCTATCCCCGGTGTGACGGTCTACGGCCCCGCTGAGGGTCAGCCCCGCACCCCCACCGTTTCCTTTACCATGGAAGGCTATGCACCCGAACAGGTCACGGAGGTGTTTGGCAGCAAGGGCATCAACTCCTGGCATGGCGACTTCTACGCCGTGGAAGCCGTGGCTGCGCTGGGCCTTGCTGAGAGCGGCGGCCTGATCCGTCTGGGCATGGCTCCCTACTGCACCGAGAGCGACATCGACCGTGTGCTGAACACCGTGGCCGAGCTGGCCCGCAACCGCTGA
- a CDS encoding iron-containing alcohol dehydrogenase, translating to MLQYTFSLPTTIRFGVGAVKEAGVCAKSLGATHVMIVADQGVIRAGLTRDVETSLRDADIPYTYYDKIVPNPRDYHCVEGYETARAAGIDCLVAVGGGSSMDTAKAIGTLLTHGGKVQDWCGADKLLRPITPLIAIPTTAGTGSEVTPFAVVTDSETHVKLNIFDAKAAPKIALVDPTMLMGLPPHIMAATGIDAMTHAVEAYTCKLAVPHTDAYALYAIKLISKNLRNAVNNRSLDACTGMMLGSTIAGIAFGYSDVAAVHCMAEALGGRYDLPHGVANAILLPTVTAYNLPTNTKKYADVAEAMGLDVTGKTAEEAAAACVDGLRQLCTDVDIKPMREHPEIKPEDFHALSVAAMANVSTPSNPREMTVEAFEELFQKAYAGE from the coding sequence ATGCTGCAATATACATTTTCACTCCCCACCACCATTCGTTTCGGTGTGGGCGCTGTCAAGGAAGCCGGTGTGTGCGCCAAGTCTCTGGGCGCTACTCATGTGATGATCGTGGCCGATCAGGGTGTCATCCGTGCCGGTCTGACCCGTGATGTAGAGACCAGTCTGCGAGACGCCGACATTCCCTATACTTATTACGATAAGATCGTTCCCAACCCCAGAGATTATCACTGTGTCGAGGGCTATGAGACCGCCAGGGCCGCAGGCATCGATTGCTTGGTGGCAGTAGGCGGCGGCAGCTCCATGGACACCGCCAAGGCTATCGGCACGCTGCTGACCCACGGCGGCAAGGTGCAGGATTGGTGCGGCGCGGACAAGCTGCTGCGTCCCATCACACCGCTGATCGCTATTCCCACCACCGCCGGCACCGGCAGTGAGGTAACGCCTTTCGCCGTGGTGACAGATTCCGAGACCCATGTGAAGCTGAACATCTTCGACGCCAAGGCCGCGCCGAAAATAGCGCTGGTTGACCCCACCATGCTGATGGGCCTGCCGCCCCACATCATGGCCGCCACCGGTATCGACGCCATGACCCATGCGGTGGAAGCCTACACCTGCAAGCTGGCCGTTCCCCACACGGACGCCTATGCGCTTTACGCTATCAAGCTTATCTCCAAGAATCTCCGCAATGCGGTGAATAACCGTTCTCTGGACGCCTGCACCGGCATGATGCTGGGCAGCACTATCGCCGGTATCGCCTTCGGCTACTCTGATGTGGCCGCCGTTCACTGCATGGCAGAAGCCCTGGGTGGCCGTTACGACCTGCCCCACGGCGTGGCCAACGCTATCCTGCTGCCCACTGTGACCGCCTACAATCTGCCCACCAACACCAAGAAATACGCCGATGTGGCCGAGGCTATGGGACTTGATGTCACCGGCAAGACTGCGGAAGAAGCCGCTGCCGCCTGTGTGGACGGTCTGCGCCAGCTGTGCACCGATGTGGACATCAAGCCTATGCGCGAGCACCCGGAGATCAAGCCGGAGGACTTCCACGCCCTGTCAGTGGCGGCTATGGCCAATGTCTCCACCCCCAGCAATCCCCGCGAAATGACCGTGGAGGCGTTTGAAGAACTGTTCCAAAAAGCCTATGCCGGAGAGTAA
- a CDS encoding SLC13 family permease, with amino-acid sequence MKLLRWCKANAMPVIAVLAAAVTAVFVPPDAAYLGYYDVKTLSCLLCVLAVVGALRRVGLFPLLAQRLVQVFHTTRGAVTALVGITLVGSMLLTNDTALLTFLPLNWFVLERTGQTKWTALTFILQNCAANLGGMLTPFGNPQNLYLFNHYNIPNGEFLSIMLPPFLLSTALILLCCLFLPREGLTALRQETLPDKRRTAVYGVLFCVAVAMVLRGIPYWLGLLVIVMALLVLDRRALLGVDWGLLVTFAAFFTFSGNMARIEPVRELFRKLLTHGAMPVAALTSQVISNVPAAILLSRFTDDYRGLLVGVNIGGAGTLVASLASLITFREYTKHVKGQTGRFMVLFSAISFGFLGVLLVAMTLWMR; translated from the coding sequence ATGAAGCTGTTACGATGGTGTAAGGCCAACGCCATGCCGGTGATTGCGGTGCTGGCCGCGGCGGTGACGGCGGTGTTCGTGCCGCCTGACGCGGCCTATCTTGGCTACTACGATGTGAAAACGCTATCCTGCCTGCTGTGCGTGCTGGCGGTGGTGGGTGCGCTGCGCCGCGTGGGACTGTTTCCTCTGCTGGCGCAGAGGCTGGTGCAGGTGTTCCACACCACCCGCGGCGCGGTGACGGCGCTGGTAGGTATCACGCTGGTGGGCTCCATGTTGCTGACCAACGACACAGCACTGCTGACGTTCCTGCCCCTCAACTGGTTTGTGCTGGAGCGCACCGGCCAGACGAAATGGACGGCGCTGACATTCATTCTGCAGAACTGCGCCGCCAACCTGGGCGGTATGCTGACGCCCTTCGGCAATCCCCAGAACCTGTATCTGTTCAACCACTACAACATCCCTAACGGGGAATTCCTGTCCATTATGCTGCCGCCGTTCCTGCTGTCCACGGCGCTGATCCTGCTGTGCTGTCTGTTTCTGCCCCGTGAAGGGCTGACTGCCCTCCGGCAGGAGACACTGCCGGACAAGCGTCGTACTGCGGTATACGGCGTACTGTTCTGCGTGGCGGTGGCTATGGTGCTGCGGGGAATCCCCTACTGGCTGGGACTGCTCGTTATCGTGATGGCTCTGCTGGTGCTGGATCGCCGTGCGCTGCTGGGCGTGGACTGGGGACTGCTGGTGACGTTTGCGGCGTTTTTCACCTTTTCGGGCAACATGGCGCGGATTGAGCCGGTGCGTGAGCTGTTCCGGAAGCTGCTCACCCACGGGGCCATGCCGGTGGCGGCACTGACCAGTCAGGTCATCAGCAACGTACCGGCAGCCATCCTGCTGAGCCGGTTCACCGACGACTATCGAGGACTGCTGGTGGGCGTGAATATCGGCGGCGCGGGGACGCTGGTGGCGTCACTGGCCAGCCTGATCACTTTCCGGGAATACACAAAGCACGTCAAGGGGCAGACGGGGCGGTTCATGGTGCTGTTCTCCGCCATCAGCTTCGGTTTTCTAGGCGTCCTGTTGGTAGCCATGACACTCTGGATGCGGTGA
- a CDS encoding PucR family transcriptional regulator: protein MVLLRDILSAPLFSNFRIVSGFNGINTPVTQVGFFEWESGADIERNFEKGEFIITTLTAMKDDPSRAEMCLRTLIRHQVSAIAIKDIYYKEASAQLKEFSNTWNVPILFFSDTFIDNIIFYIKTALLKEDSAMQERIVKSLLADPAPAPEQCEEYARKLNPFFEKQLLFCAYISVSDLTSATPVRKPLRFDTYGNFETRGAQAWQQSSGKDSLPPLKYSILPYRQGAFHICTTTDITAFEHDFPLKFVKSFFPDFGSDYRIGFCTEPGTLADLARSMKKAFFANITCTIDEISSLDFFETGTDQLLCPACSCSWSKQYYQKLLEKLSDAGDNLGVLISTMITYTRCCGDVALTSKLSYQHGNTIRYRLQKIRKAWGINDALSFDAQMVMFCRLHHIYQLLEETQLLEETMPS, encoded by the coding sequence GTGGTTTTGCTGCGGGATATACTATCGGCCCCGTTATTCTCCAACTTTCGGATCGTGTCAGGCTTCAACGGCATCAATACGCCTGTCACGCAGGTAGGCTTTTTCGAGTGGGAGTCCGGCGCGGATATCGAAAGAAACTTTGAAAAAGGCGAGTTTATTATCACCACATTGACGGCGATGAAGGACGATCCCAGCCGTGCGGAAATGTGTCTCCGGACACTAATTCGCCATCAGGTATCCGCCATCGCCATTAAGGATATCTATTATAAAGAGGCTTCCGCGCAGCTAAAGGAGTTTTCAAACACGTGGAACGTGCCGATCCTGTTTTTCAGTGACACGTTTATTGACAATATTATTTTCTACATAAAAACGGCGCTTCTAAAAGAAGACTCCGCCATGCAGGAGCGGATCGTGAAAAGCCTTCTGGCCGATCCTGCTCCTGCACCCGAACAATGTGAGGAGTACGCCCGCAAGCTGAACCCGTTTTTTGAGAAGCAGCTCCTGTTCTGCGCCTATATCTCTGTCAGTGATCTGACATCTGCCACACCTGTAAGAAAACCGCTGCGCTTTGATACTTACGGGAATTTTGAAACGCGAGGCGCACAGGCTTGGCAGCAGAGCTCCGGTAAAGATTCCCTGCCGCCGCTGAAATATTCTATCCTTCCTTACCGACAGGGCGCCTTTCATATCTGTACCACAACGGACATAACTGCGTTTGAGCACGACTTCCCTTTGAAATTCGTCAAGAGCTTTTTCCCGGATTTTGGCAGCGACTACCGCATCGGCTTCTGCACAGAACCGGGAACACTGGCCGACCTTGCACGATCCATGAAAAAGGCGTTCTTCGCCAATATCACATGCACGATCGACGAAATATCTTCTCTGGATTTTTTCGAAACGGGTACGGATCAGCTTCTCTGCCCCGCTTGTTCCTGTAGTTGGAGCAAACAGTACTATCAAAAGCTTTTGGAAAAGCTTTCTGACGCCGGAGATAATTTGGGGGTGTTGATCTCCACCATGATCACCTATACCAGATGCTGCGGAGATGTAGCGCTCACCTCGAAGCTGTCCTATCAGCACGGCAACACCATACGCTACCGATTGCAAAAGATACGCAAAGCATGGGGGATCAATGACGCGTTGAGTTTCGATGCCCAGATGGTCATGTTCTGCCGGCTGCACCATATCTATCAGTTGCTGGAAGAGACACAATTGCTGGAAGAGACAATGCCCTCGTAA
- a CDS encoding amino acid permease, protein MKNCSKKPMPESKLQKVLKPRHLWALAVGAVCSGNYYGFSYGFETGGPGSFLLAFLPVTAMYVCFMACYMELAVSRPSAGGASEYARRSMGGFAGFIAGFSVLVAYIVAPCAVAITTGQLLHYLVPAIPAMTATVVFFCLFVALNLLGAKSSSRFELIATIAALAGLVLFAVVALLHFQPERLMLDEPPAAGLSSVAAAVPFAMWFYFAVDGPIMQSEEMEDPKTGILRGYVPALVTLFITALIDLLLPAGIADYHEIAKVDYPLARSLELALGEGSVLPKVIAAIALFAMVASFSSIVMAFSRQAYAMGRVGYLPKLFARLNRHGAPTFGLLIPSALALCLCLTGKTALMVTISVFAALLMYALVILSNIRLYRQEPTLERPFEIPHPVVPGIAMVLVVLLFICVLVTNLSALKWVVVVYAAASGYYLCFGRGKTAKMPHD, encoded by the coding sequence TTGAAGAACTGTTCCAAAAAGCCTATGCCGGAGAGTAAGCTGCAAAAAGTCCTGAAGCCCCGGCACCTGTGGGCGCTGGCGGTAGGGGCGGTCTGCTCCGGCAACTACTACGGCTTCAGCTATGGCTTTGAGACCGGCGGCCCCGGCTCCTTCCTGCTGGCGTTTCTGCCGGTAACGGCGATGTACGTCTGCTTCATGGCCTGTTATATGGAGTTAGCGGTCAGCAGACCCAGCGCAGGTGGCGCCTCTGAGTACGCCCGCCGCTCCATGGGTGGCTTTGCGGGATTTATTGCGGGCTTTTCCGTGCTGGTGGCGTACATTGTCGCGCCCTGCGCGGTGGCGATCACCACCGGCCAACTGCTGCATTACCTCGTTCCGGCGATCCCCGCCATGACCGCCACTGTGGTGTTCTTCTGCCTGTTTGTGGCGCTGAATCTGCTGGGCGCGAAATCATCCTCCCGGTTTGAACTGATCGCCACCATTGCGGCACTGGCGGGACTGGTGCTGTTTGCGGTGGTAGCGCTGCTGCACTTTCAGCCGGAGCGCTTGATGCTGGACGAACCGCCTGCGGCGGGATTATCCAGCGTGGCCGCAGCCGTTCCCTTTGCCATGTGGTTCTACTTCGCGGTAGATGGCCCCATTATGCAGTCTGAGGAGATGGAAGACCCCAAAACCGGCATCCTGCGGGGCTATGTTCCTGCGCTGGTTACGCTGTTTATCACGGCGCTCATCGACCTGCTGCTGCCCGCAGGCATTGCCGACTACCACGAGATCGCCAAAGTGGACTATCCGCTGGCCCGCTCTCTTGAGTTGGCGCTGGGGGAAGGCTCTGTTCTTCCGAAGGTAATTGCCGCGATCGCGCTCTTTGCCATGGTCGCGTCCTTCTCTTCTATCGTGATGGCGTTCTCCCGTCAGGCGTATGCCATGGGACGCGTGGGCTATCTGCCGAAGCTGTTCGCGCGGCTGAACCGTCATGGTGCACCGACTTTTGGACTGCTGATCCCGTCAGCGCTGGCGCTTTGCCTGTGCCTGACCGGAAAAACTGCGCTAATGGTGACGATCTCTGTGTTTGCGGCGCTCCTCATGTATGCGCTGGTCATCCTGTCCAATATCCGCCTGTACCGGCAGGAGCCGACATTGGAGCGCCCCTTTGAGATACCGCATCCTGTGGTGCCGGGTATCGCCATGGTGCTTGTGGTACTGCTGTTCATCTGCGTATTGGTCACGAACCTGTCCGCTCTGAAATGGGTGGTCGTGGTCTATGCCGCAGCATCTGGGTACTACCTCTGCTTTGGAAGAGGAAAGACTGCAAAGATGCCGCACGATTGA